GGCCATGCCCATGACCGTGTCACCGGGGTTCAGGAACGCCATGTACACGGCCAGGTTCGCCGGGGAGCCGGAGTACGGCTGGACGTTGGCGTGGTCGGCGCCGAACAGGGCCTTGGCCCGCCCGATCGCCAACTCCTCCACCGGGTCGACCACCTGCTGGCCTTCGTAGTACCGACGGCCCGCGTACCCCTCGGAGTACTTGTTGGTCAGCACCGAGCCGGTCGCTTCCAGCACGGCGGTCGAGACGTAGTTCTCCGAGGCGATCAGCCGGACCTTCTCGAACTGGCGGCGGGCCTCGGCCTGGACCAGGCGGGCGACCTCGGGGTCCGCGCCGGTCAACGACGGGATGGCGGGTTCGTGCACGACGACCTCCACGCGCGCGGGGGCGCTGCCGTAGCACCCAGGCGCGCGGTGCGATCCGGCTCAACGCTCCCCGGTGGTCTGTCCCACCCTCCGCACGCCAGTCGCGAACGTCCGAATCCTACGCCCGCCTGCTCCACCGCACCACGGAGTTGCGAGCTGCCACACAACCCCTGCCACACAGCCCCTGCCGCACGACACCCACAGCACATCACCCGCTGCCCGACACCCACAGCACAACACCCGCCGCACAAACATCTGCCGCACAACACCCCACGAGGCATTCGCCCCTGCCAGGTTTGGGCGAAATGGACCATTGCCGCGACGAACGGCCGGCCCAATACTCGGGGTTGGAAACACACGGAGTTGGAAACCTTCCAACAGGCCCTGTGCCACGTCAGCACTTCCCCCTGCCCCCGAAAGGACTGACGTGCTCGATCGGCGAACGTTCGTGCTGGGTGCCGCCGCTTCCGCGGCCGTCGCCAGCGCATTACCGGCCCACGCGGCTGCCTCGGCACCCGCGCCGGGCGCTACACCGGACAAAACCACACCCGACAAGACCGCTGGAGTCTTCGCCGCAGCCGGCGGCACTCCCCTACTCCTGACCCAACGCGACAACCAGTGGGTGCTCGTCGACGAGGGCGGTTCGGTGCGCATCACCACCGGCCTCACCGGCGCCGACCTGGTGGACGTCACCAGCGACGGAACCACGTTCACCACCGTCGGCGCGGTGAGCGGCGACCCCATCGCCACCATCTGGGAGTCCACGGACGGCATCGCGTGGACCGAGGTTCGCCGCCTGCACGGCGTTCGCTCGGAGTTCACCGCCGTCGGCGGCGGCCTGGCACTTGGCTCGGTCGTGAAGCACGAGCGCGCTTCGGTGGTCCGTATCGCCGCACGCCGCACCGCGAACGGCTGGAACACCGTGCGGATGCGCGGACTGGAGTGGACGGACGGCCTGTCCGCCACCGCTGTCGCCGCGACCGCCGACGGCTGGATCGTCGCGGCCGTCGACATCTCCGGCACCGTCCTCCACACGTCGCGCGACGGCGTCAACTGGACCGCCCGTCCCCGTCTGGACGGTGTCGCGGTGCGCGGGCTGACCGCGGTGGACGGCCGCGTGCACTGGGTCGGCAACGAGATGGTCGACGCCACCCCGCTCACCGGCGTCCTGGACGCCGACACGACCCGACCGGACGTGCCGGCGGACGCGAAGGCGCTGGGTGTCGCGGGCACCCGGTCCGGCTGGCTCACCGGCGGCCGACTGATCACCGTGGAGGCGACCCGATGATCACGTTCAGCCGGATCGACGGCACCCCCGTCTACTACTGGCGGTCCAGCCGCGGCAACACGACCCTGCGCAACTGGCAGGCGACCCAGGCCTTCTACGACTCCCTGGTGCTGTGGATCCGGGACCTGCGGTCGTTGTCGTCGGCCTACGGCAGCATCACCTACCTGGTGTCGGCCGGGTTCTACGTGAACAAGCCCGGCCAGCACGGCGCGGGCACCGCGATGGACCTGGACTACGTCCGGTGGAGCGGCGGGCAGGTCTCGTCACCGCTCGACCAGCACCACGCGTCCGGCACCCTCGCCACCCGGCGTCGGTACCTGGCGGTGGACGCGGCGTGTCGGCGGCGCTTCCGGTACGTGCTGGACGGTTGGTACAACTCCGCCCACGCCGACCACATCCACTCCGACTTCGGCGGCCTGCCGGTCCGCTGCGTGACGAGTTCGGACAGCGACACGAAGTTCGTGCAGTCGCTGTGCAACAACTTCATGAGTTCGGGGCTGGTGGTGGACGGCATCTGGGGTCCGAGGACCCAGAGCGCGTTCAACACCGCCAAGTCGCGGCTCGGCGTCACAGGCGACCCGCACACCAGCAGCGCGGCGTGGCAGACGTTCCTGTCCGCCGCGGCGCGCCGGGGATTCGCCAACCAGGCGTTCTAAACGCTAACGAACTAAACGCTGACGGGCCCGTGAGTCAACCGACTCACGGGCCCGCCTCGTCACCAACCCGCTCCTCACCCACCAACCCGCTGTTGAGCACCAACCCGGTTCTTGCCCACCAACCCGGTAGCCACGATCAGCAACCCCACAGCCGTCGCGATCACCGGCACCACCAGCGCCCGGTGGAACCCCTCCAGCAACCCGGCCTCCCCCACGCTCAGCGAAGCGGCCATGCCCAGGCCGAGCGCGCCGCCGAACTGGAACGACGTGTTCCAGATGCCACCGGCCAGCCCTTGCTCCTCATCCGCGACGCCCTCCACCGCGACGATCGTCAACGTGCCGTAGACCAGCGTGAACGCCACCCCGAGCAGCACCATGGTCGGGAACATCGCGGTCCAGTAGTCGGCGTCGGCGGGGATGCCGAGGAACAACG
This is a stretch of genomic DNA from Saccharothrix ecbatanensis. It encodes these proteins:
- a CDS encoding extensin family protein; its protein translation is MITFSRIDGTPVYYWRSSRGNTTLRNWQATQAFYDSLVLWIRDLRSLSSAYGSITYLVSAGFYVNKPGQHGAGTAMDLDYVRWSGGQVSSPLDQHHASGTLATRRRYLAVDAACRRRFRYVLDGWYNSAHADHIHSDFGGLPVRCVTSSDSDTKFVQSLCNNFMSSGLVVDGIWGPRTQSAFNTAKSRLGVTGDPHTSSAAWQTFLSAAARRGFANQAF